A genomic region of Gemmatimonadales bacterium contains the following coding sequences:
- a CDS encoding STAS domain-containing protein translates to MSFAASEVANRVTVVTVEGQLIVANRQDLKQVVADALDAGARKFIFDFTRTAYIDSSGLGALVSISKRVREAGGDLRLAGLNEDLRSLFELTKLDTLFAIADTPDEALAGY, encoded by the coding sequence ATGTCGTTTGCAGCGAGCGAGGTTGCCAATCGTGTCACGGTGGTCACCGTCGAAGGTCAGCTGATCGTGGCCAACCGGCAGGACCTGAAGCAGGTCGTGGCTGATGCGCTCGACGCGGGCGCTCGCAAGTTCATCTTCGATTTCACCCGCACGGCCTACATCGATTCTTCGGGGCTCGGCGCGCTCGTCTCGATCAGCAAGCGGGTACGCGAGGCGGGCGGAGATCTGCGCCTCGCCGGCCTCAATGAAGATCTGCGATCGCTCTTCGAACTCACCAAGCTCGACACCCTGTTCGCCATCGCCGACAC
- a CDS encoding phosphate acyltransferase, producing the protein MTFRDTLRARAAGLRARIVLPEGADPRIRHAADELSRLAIAEPILVGPGLLEPAADPRIGLIGERLRSRRPAAVRDGVHALDLAADPVRFGVGLVAIGEADGCVAGATTPTADVIRATLWLIGLAPGVHSLSAAMYLGLGDRVLTYTDVAVVPQPSAEELAQAARAAATDRRALVGDEPVVAFLSYSTAGSAGGESVELVREAVARFRALAPAVVADGEMQLDAALDPVVAARKCPTSPVAGRANVLIFPSLDAANIAYKLTERLAGATAAGPLLQGPALPISDLSRGAAADDIVDVAAMVALQSAARRV; encoded by the coding sequence GTGACCTTTCGCGACACATTGCGGGCGCGCGCCGCCGGTTTGCGCGCCCGCATCGTCTTGCCAGAAGGCGCTGATCCCCGCATTCGTCACGCAGCCGACGAACTGTCGCGGCTGGCGATCGCCGAGCCGATTCTCGTCGGCCCCGGCTTGCTCGAGCCGGCAGCCGATCCCCGCATCGGCTTGATCGGCGAGCGGTTGCGCTCGCGGCGGCCCGCTGCAGTCCGCGACGGCGTGCATGCGCTCGATCTGGCGGCCGACCCCGTCCGGTTCGGGGTGGGCCTCGTGGCAATCGGCGAGGCTGACGGCTGCGTCGCGGGAGCGACGACTCCGACCGCGGACGTGATCCGCGCCACGCTCTGGTTGATCGGGCTCGCCCCCGGCGTCCATTCGCTGAGTGCAGCGATGTACCTCGGACTCGGCGATCGCGTGCTCACCTACACCGATGTCGCGGTCGTACCGCAGCCGTCGGCCGAGGAGCTGGCGCAGGCCGCGCGTGCCGCCGCGACCGACCGCCGCGCGCTGGTGGGTGACGAGCCGGTCGTGGCATTCCTCTCCTACAGCACGGCGGGGAGTGCCGGTGGGGAGAGCGTCGAGCTCGTCCGGGAGGCGGTCGCGCGATTCCGGGCGCTCGCGCCAGCGGTCGTTGCCGACGGCGAGATGCAGCTCGACGCCGCACTGGATCCTGTCGTCGCGGCGCGGAAGTGCCCGACGTCACCGGTCGCTGGGCGGGCCAACGTGCTGATCTTTCCGTCGCTCGACGCCGCCAACATCGCCTACAAGCTCACCGAGCGGCTGGCCGGGGCGACGGCGGCGGGACCGCTGCTGCAGGGACCGGCGCTACCGATCTCCGACCTGTCGCGCGGAGCCGCGGCCGACGATATTGTGGATGTGGCCGCGATGGTTGCGTTGCAATCCGCCGCACGGCGGGTTTGA
- the coaD gene encoding pantetheine-phosphate adenylyltransferase: MTRIAIYPGSFDPPTRGHEDLIRRALALADRIIVAVAINPNKAPLFSVEDRLRLLRAGIGDNPGIELASFSGLLADFARERNATMVIRGLRAVSDFEYEFQMALMNRKLNEQLETVFLVPAVDLTYLSSSLVREVARFGGPLDGLVSPPVAEALTRRFGNPIDDVASAPGPDARRRRTPG, encoded by the coding sequence ATGACCCGCATCGCCATCTACCCCGGTTCGTTCGATCCCCCGACGCGCGGCCACGAGGACCTGATCCGTCGCGCTCTCGCTCTCGCCGATCGCATCATCGTGGCGGTGGCGATCAACCCGAACAAGGCACCGCTCTTTTCGGTCGAGGATCGGCTCCGGTTGTTGCGGGCCGGGATTGGCGACAATCCCGGCATCGAACTCGCTTCGTTCTCCGGCCTGCTCGCCGACTTCGCGCGCGAGCGGAACGCCACGATGGTGATTCGGGGGTTGCGCGCCGTCAGCGACTTCGAATACGAATTCCAGATGGCGCTGATGAATCGCAAGTTGAATGAACAGCTCGAGACCGTCTTCCTCGTGCCGGCGGTCGATCTCACCTACCTCTCCTCATCCCTCGTGCGCGAAGTTGCGCGCTTCGGGGGTCCGCTCGATGGCCTGGTGTCACCCCCGGTGGCCGAGGCGCTGACGCGCCGATTCGGAAATCCGATCGACGATGTCGCGTCGGCGCCCGGACCTGATGCGCGGCGGCGGCGCACGCCGGGGTGA
- the rsmD gene encoding 16S rRNA (guanine(966)-N(2))-methyltransferase RsmD produces MTRIVSGRWGGRRLTVPRDRTVRPTAERVREAWLNILGPRLPGARVLDLCAGSGALGLEALSRGAQHTTFVDAHTDSLRVLRANIASLDAGASTTVIRDDAARFIGALGPNAFDLALADPPFASDLAQRIIDAWTVVPFAAVLAVEHPRQREIPGAHTRHWGDIAVSFLEAP; encoded by the coding sequence ATGACGCGCATCGTCAGCGGCCGCTGGGGCGGGCGCCGCCTCACCGTGCCGCGTGACCGGACCGTCCGGCCCACAGCCGAGCGCGTCCGCGAAGCGTGGCTCAACATTCTCGGGCCGAGACTCCCGGGGGCACGCGTCCTCGACCTGTGCGCCGGGAGCGGCGCGCTCGGCCTCGAAGCGCTGTCGCGCGGGGCGCAGCACACCACCTTTGTCGATGCGCACACCGATTCATTGCGCGTCCTGCGCGCCAACATCGCGAGTCTCGACGCTGGCGCCAGCACCACCGTGATTCGCGACGACGCGGCGCGTTTCATCGGCGCACTCGGACCCAACGCCTTTGACCTGGCGCTCGCCGACCCGCCGTTCGCCTCTGATCTGGCGCAACGGATCATCGACGCGTGGACCGTCGTGCCGTTTGCCGCGGTCCTCGCCGTCGAGCACCCACGACAGCGCGAGATCCCCGGGGCACATACCAGGCACTGGGGAGATATCGCCGTTTCGTTTCTGGAGGCCCCATGA